Proteins co-encoded in one Euleptes europaea isolate rEulEur1 chromosome 1, rEulEur1.hap1, whole genome shotgun sequence genomic window:
- the LOC130479678 gene encoding zinc-binding protein A33-like: protein MASVREVSSFTEDLLCPICLSIFRDPHMLECGHSFCAPCLEPCIPKGQRRGLCPECRRPFALRRMAVNRALCSLAEKARLLKLDEGPPLVGSAGWYFCEEHEEPLKLFCSQDEGPVCVICRDLPQHRGHDFLPIKNAVQAYQDQLKASLEPLEEGLHHLKRSQCRQQENILELKTCSESLSDHVSGEFVKMHQLLTDREYSLKVALEHQREKNLVQMETKLKELNWKVASWSETLCRVRSGLECKDHISFLKEAKELLERVRKEQGTPAEEEEETEVEMAEEGLGASGDDTDEYENEAEEGNNVEEDEEEEEEEEEVEEEEEEEQEKTVEAEEDDEFGVVPVDLNLGEFKGPLQFYAWKELLGTVHPVPACITLDCNSAHPSLILVEEATGIKFSPGRRFWRRKPERFTSSPCVVGRKGFTTGRFYWEIRVGESLGWVVGAVKRSVKRKKRLNFQPKEGVWAIELRAGEYQALSEPRSPLFVCGKMEKVGVYLDFEGGQLSFYNSSSMSHLYTFQESFREELLPFLSTQSSHPLSVWDLEL, encoded by the exons ATGGCGTCCGTGAGAGAGGTGTCCAGCTTCACTGAGGACCTGCTGTGCCCCATCTGCCTCTCCATCTTTCGGGACCCTCACATGCTCGAGTGCGGCCACAGCTTCTGCGCCCCGTGCCTGGAGCCCTGCATCCCCAAGGGCCAGAGGCGCGGGCTCTGCCCCGAGTGCCGGCGGCCGTTTGCTTTGCGCCGCATGGCGGTCAACCGAGCCCTCTGCAGCCTGGCGGAAAAGGCCCGGCTCCTCAAGCTGGACGAAGGCCCTCCGTTGGTTGGCTCTGCCGGCTGGTACTTCTGCGAGGAACACGAGGAGCCGCTCAAGCTCTTCTGCAGCCAGGACGAGGGACCCGTTTGCGTCATCTGCCGGGACCTGCCTCAGCATCGTGGACACGACTTCCTGCCTATCAAAAACGCCGTGCAGGCCTATCAG GATCAGCTGAAAGCATCTCTAGAACCCCTGGAGGAAGGGCTCCACCACCTGAAGAGGAGCCAGTGCCGTCAGCAGGAGAACATTCTAGAACTGAAG ACCTGCTCTGAGTCCTTGTCCGATCACGTCTCTGGGGAGTTTGTGAAGATGCACCAGTTACTGACTGACAGAGAGTATAGTTTAAAAGTGGCCCTGGAGCATCAACGAGAAAAGAACCTGGTCCAAATGGAAACCAAGCTGAAAGAATTGAACTGGAAAGTGGCGTCTTGGTCGGAGACACTCTGCCGAGTACGGTCGGGGCTTGAATGCAAGGATCACATCAGTTTCCTCAAG GAAGCAAAGGAGTTACTGGAGAG AGTACGCAAGGAGCAAGGGACcccagcagaagaggaagaagaaaccgAAGTGGAGATGGCAGAAGAAGGGTTGGGGGCTAGCGGTGATGACACAGATGAATATGAGAATGAGGCAGAAGAGGGGAACAATGTagaagaagatgaggaggaggaggaagaagaggaagaggttgaagaagaggaggaggaagagcaagaGAAGACGGTAGAGGCAGAGGAGGATGACGAATTTGGAGTTGTGCCAGTAGACTTGAACCTGGGTGAATTCAAGGGACCTCTGCAGTTCTATGCCTGGAAGGAGCTCTTGGGTACAGTACACCCAG tccctgCGTGTATCACTTTGGACTGCAACTCTGCCCACCCCAGCCTGATACTTGTGGAGGAGGCTACAGGCATCAAGTTCAGCCCCGGGCGACGCTTCTGGCGCCGAAAGCCCGAACGCTTCACCTCGAGCCCCTGCGTGGTGGGGCGGAAGGGCTTCACCACAGGGCGCTTCTACTGGGAGATCCGTGTCGGCGAGAGCCTGGGCTGGGTGGTCGGGGCCGTGAAGAGGTCCGTGAAGCGCAAGAAGCGCCTGAATTTCCAGCCCAAGGAAGGTGTGTGGGCGATTGAGCTGCGAGCTGGGGAGTACCAAGCTCTGAGCGAGCCCCGGAGCCCGCTCTTCGTCTGTGGGAAGATGGAAAAGGTGGGGGTCTACTTGGACTTTGAAGGGGGGCAGCTCTCCTtctacaacagcagcagcatgagCCACCTCTACACCTTCCAGGAGTCTTTCCGTGAGGAGCTGCTTCCCTTCCTTAGCACCCAAAGCAGCCACCCCCTCTCTGTATGGGACCTGGAGCTCtga